In Aspergillus luchuensis IFO 4308 DNA, chromosome 1, nearly complete sequence, the following are encoded in one genomic region:
- a CDS encoding ubiquitin-specific protease UBP14 (COG:O;~EggNog:ENOG410PFVY;~InterPro:IPR038765,IPR016652,IPR001607,IPR009060, IPR018200,IPR001394,IPR015940,IPR041432,IPR028889, IPR013083;~MEROPS:MER0001881;~PFAM:PF13423,PF02148,PF00443,PF00627,PF17807;~go_function: GO:0004843 - thiol-dependent ubiquitin-specific protease activity [Evidence IEA];~go_function: GO:0005515 - protein binding [Evidence IEA];~go_function: GO:0008270 - zinc ion binding [Evidence IEA];~go_process: GO:0006511 - ubiquitin-dependent protein catabolic process [Evidence IEA];~go_process: GO:0016579 - protein deubiquitination [Evidence IEA]), with protein sequence MMASCSHVASEGLREPATSQVVYREDCTQCFDSIDDEHGLNVCLTCFNGGCAGDRNHAFLHYERCSHPLALNIRRSRKKVQRDEPPQKISKLAIAAETDEDRYDTKTRVVCYPCRQSDLDASSGRLPAVIDGVMKAMTFSKREEVKAWEQEFIPCEHTINLIQGASRQIESKELVQCSMCNLKENLWLCLECGNLGCGRSQFGGVGGNSHALAHSDKESHAVAVKLGSITADGSADVYCYRCNEERTDPNLATHLANWGINLASREKTEKSLMEMQVEHNMRWEFSMTSEDGHELTPVFGPGLTGLTNLGNSCYLSSVVQCLFALPEFQKRYYHPNSEPPHTQRPAEDLETQLRKLADGILSGRYSRPDSEVRSSPDSAEVPHQKGLAPAMFKHLVGRNHEEFSTMRQQDAFEFMLHLFKQISLSKHPEGLDNPITSFGFSVQQRLQCLRCKKVRYREDAQDNISIPVPARRLPGADASDSINEYESVTLAECLDVFTAEEVVEFSCPSCGSTEGFSKKTSFKTLPQKLVINARRFELINWVPTKLNIPVEVDEKPIEFGTYLSSGPDPNEELLPEIQEPENVFKPNEIAIEQLVAMGFPNPRCEKALYMTGNSDVEAAMNWLFAHMEDPDIDEPLDKMVTSTSGSQQDPAKVAQLTEMGINSSHARRALAATDGDLNRAIDWVFTHPEDSMDLSSDSDIPEPSDKCQGSDATPAKYQLQSIVCHKGSSVHAGHYVAIVRKAVPGSNGTSWVMFNDEKVVQVDDIQEMKKFAYIYVFSRT encoded by the exons ATGATGGCTTCTTGTAGCCATGTCGCGTCTGAAG GACTGAGGGAACCAGCTACGTCGCAGGTTGTATATCGAGAGGACTGTACACAGTGTTTCGACTCAATA GACGATGAACATGGGCTTAATGTTTGTTTAACATGCTTCAATGGAGGTTGCGCTGGTGATAGAAATCATGCATTTCTCCATTATGAACGTTGCAGTCACCCTTTAGCGCTCAACATCAGAAGATCACGTAAAAAGGTTCAG CGAGATGAGCCACCGCAGAAGATTTCGAAGCTTGCAATCGCAGCTGAAACTGATGAGGACCGCTATGACACGAAAACACGTGTTGTCTGTTATCCTTGCCGTCAGAGTGATCTCGACGCTTCCAGTGGTAGGCTGCCAGCTGTAATTGATGGCGTGATGAAAGCGATGACCTTCTCCAAAAGAGAGGAAGTCAAGGCCTGGGAGCAAGAGTTCATCCCCTGCGAACACACCATTAATCTCATACAGGGAGCGTCAAGACAGATTGAATCAAAGG AGCTGGTCCAGTGTTCCATGTGTAACCTGAAAGAGAACCTCTGGCTATGTCTAGAATGCGGAAACCTTGGCTGCGGTCGCAGTCAGTTtggcggagttggaggaaaCTCGCATGCACTTGCGCATTCTGACAAGGAGTCGCATGCTGTTGCAGTGAAGCTGGGCTCTATCACTGCAGATGGTTCGGCTGACGTGTATTGCTACAGATGCAATGAAGAAAGAACCGATCCTAACCTGGCTACCCATCTTGCCAATTGGGGCATCAATCTAGCGAGCCGTgagaaaacagaaaagagCCTTATGGAAATGCAAGTGGAGCATAATATGAGATGGGAATTTTCGATGACTTCTGAGGACGGCCATGAACTTACACCTGTGTTTGGACCAGGTTTAACTGGCTTGACTAACTTAGGAAACAGCTGTTATCTCTCAAGTGTTGTCCAATGCCTTTTCGCCTTGCCTGAGTTCCAAAAACGATATTACCATCCCAACAGCGAGCCGCCGCACACGCAGAGGCCAGCCGAGGACCTTGAAACCCAACTGCGGAAGCTGGCCGACGGCATCCTCTCTGGCAGATATTCCCGACCCGATAGCGAAGTTAGGTCTTCACCTGATTCAGCTGAAGTTCCTCATCAGAAGGGTTTAGCACCCGCTATGTTCAAACATCTCGTCGGCCGTAATCATGAAGAATTCTCGACGATGAGACAACAGGATGCGTTCGAATTTATGCTTCACCTCTTCAAGCAGATCAGCTTGTCCAAGCATCCCGAAGGGTTAGATAACCCAATCACCTCATTCGGCTTCTCTGTGCAGCAGCGTCTCCAATGTCTACGGTGCAAGAAGGTTCGTTACAGGGAGGACGCCCAGGATAACATTTCAATCCCTGTTCCCGCTCGTCGGCTCCCCGGTGCAGATGCTTCTGACTCCATAAACGAGTATGAGAGTGTCACGCTAGCAGAATGTCTGGATGTATTCACGGCCGAAGAGGTCGTTGAATTCAGCTGCCCGTCCTGCGGTTCCACGGAAGGGTTCAGTAAGAAAACTTCTTTTAAGACCCTACCGCAGAAGTTGGTTATCAATGCGCGAAGGTTCGAGCTGATCAATTGGGTACCTACAAAGCTGAATATTCCGGTAGAAGTTGATGAGAAGCCAATAGAATTTGGTACTTACCTCTCTTCCGGGCCTGATCCAAATGAGGAGCTTCTGCCTGAAATCCAGGAACCTGAAAACGTGTTTAAGCCCAATGAAATCGCGATTGAGCAGCTTGTTGCCATGGGTTTTCCGAACCCAAGGTGCGAAAAGGCGCTGTATATGACCGGCAACTCGGATGTTGAGGCTGCCATGAATTGGCTCTTTGCTCACATGGAAGACCCTGATATCGATGAGCCGCTCGATAAGATGGTTACCAGCACCTCAGGGAGCCAGCAAGACCCAGCTAAGGTTGCGCAGTTAACTGAAATGGGCATAAATTCTAGTCATGCCAGGAGGGCATTGGCAGCAACGGACGGGGATCTCAACAGGGCGATTGATTGGGTGTTCACCCATCCGGAGGATTCAATGGACCTTAGCTCAGACTCTGACATCCCTGAACCCAGTGATAAATGTCAAGGCTCTGATGCCACGCCAGCGAAATACCAATTACAGTCAATAGTGTGCCATAAAGGCTCATCCGTGCATGCTGG GCACTATGTCGCTATCGTGCGTAAAGCTGTGCCAGGAAGTAATGGTACTTCGTGGGTCATGTtcaatgatgagaaggttgTTCAGGTGGATGATATacaagagatgaagaagttcgCGTATATCTATGTATTCTCGCGGACTTGA
- the RFA1 gene encoding replication factor A subunit protein RFA1 (BUSCO:EOG09262387;~COG:L;~EggNog:ENOG410PGI7;~InterPro:IPR031657,IPR004591,IPR013955,IPR004365, IPR012340,IPR007199;~PFAM:PF01336,PF04057,PF08646,PF16900;~go_component: GO:0005634 - nucleus [Evidence IEA];~go_function: GO:0003676 - nucleic acid binding [Evidence IEA];~go_function: GO:0003677 - DNA binding [Evidence IEA];~go_process: GO:0006260 - DNA replication [Evidence IEA];~go_process: GO:0006281 - DNA repair [Evidence IEA];~go_process: GO:0006310 - DNA recombination [Evidence IEA]) gives MSSEAASQVSVGALSAIFDDTKPQTREPIVQCVQIKQLPSQQSHPERYRAVFSDISNYVQTMLATQLNPMVSSELLRKGCFVRLKSFQANSVKGKKILIILDLEVLEGLGVAEKIGEPKPLESKTDEDDKHQPTTISSNGFYGSKMSGAQVQSNTGVQSARPVLAAAHATIYPIEAISPYSHKWTIKARCTSKTNIKTWHNRNTEGRLFSVNLLDDSGEIRATGFNDQCDMLYDVFQEGGVYYISNCRVQIAKKQFTNLNNDYELTFERDTVVEKAEDQSDVPQVRFNFTSIGDLQSVEKDTTIDVIGVLKEDMGVSQITSKTTNKPYNKRELVMVDNTGFSVRLTIWGTTAQNFNALPESVIAFKGVKVSDFGGRSLSLLSSGSMAVDPDIEEAHKLKGWYDAQGRAENFSSHASLLGAASSTMKSDQFKTIAQIREEQLGMSEEAVYFSLKATVIYIKQDNMSFAYPACLSEKCNKKVTELDPGQWRCERCDKTHPRPDYRYIMHVNVSDHTGQLWLSCFDDVGKSMMDMSANQLMELFQTDEKAAGDAFQDANCRTWNFRCRAKIDHFGEQQRIRYQVSSANPINYSQEASRLADLIESYNVS, from the exons ATGTCTTCAGAAGCAGCATCTCAGGTCTCCGTTGGGGCACTCAG CGCTATCTTCGATGATACAAAGCCTCAAACGCGTGAGCCTATTGTTCAATGTGTCCAGATAAAGCAATTGCCATCTCAACAGAGCCACCCGGAACGCTACCGAGCGGTATTCAGTGACATTTCAAATTATGTACAGACGATGCTTGCGACCC AATTGAACCCCATGGTGTCTAGTGAGCTATTACGGAAGGGATGTTTTGTTCGCCTGAAGTCGTTCCAAGCGAACTCCGTGAAAGGCAAAAA GATCCTTATTATTCTCGACCTTGAAGTCTTGGAGGGACTGGGAGTGGCCGAGAAGATTGGCGAACCAAAACCACTCGAAAGCAAAACAGATGAAGACGACAAGCACCAACCCACTACAATCTCCAGCAACGGTTTCTATGGATCGAAGATGTCAGGCGCACAGGTCCAGTCAAATACCGGAGTGCAGTCAGCACGACCTGTCTTGGCCGCAGCGCATGCTACTATATATCCCATCGAAGCTATTTCACCATATTCTCACAAATGGACGATCAAAGCACGCTGTACGAGCAAGACAAATATTAAGACTTGGCACAATAGGAATACCGAAGGGAGGCTCTTCAGCGTCAATCTACTGGACGACAGTGGCGAAATACGAGCTACTGGATTCAACGACCAATGCGACATGCTGTATGACGTCTTCCAGGAGGGCGGTGTATACTATATCTCCAATTGCCGCGTGCAAATTGCCAAAAAGCAGTTCACGAACTTGAACAACGATTATGAGCTGACTTTTGAAAGGGATACGGTGGTTGAAAAG GCAGAGGATCAGAGTGATGTTCCCCAGGTTCGATTCAATTTCACTTCTATTGGTGACCTCCAATCGGTAGAAAAAGATACTACGATCGATGTGATAGGCGTGCTGAAAGAGGACATGGGGGTTTCACAGATCACATCCAAAACAACGAACAAGCCCTATAACAAGCGCGAGCTGGTCATGGTTGACAATACCGGGTTCTCTGTTCGCCTAACTATCTGGGGCACTACAGCTCAGAATTTCAACGCCTTGCCCGAGTCTGTAATAGCTTTCAAAGGCGTGAAGGTCTCTGACTTTGGCGGGCGTAGTCTGAGTTTGCTGAGCTCGGGTTCAATGGCGGTTGATCCTGACATTGAGGAAGCCCACAAGCTCAAAGGCTGGTATGACGCACAAGGCAGAGCCGAGAATTTTTCTTCACATGCTTCCTTATTAGGCGCAGCCTCATCAACGATGAAGTCGGACCAGTTCAAGACAATCGCCCAAATAAGAGAGGAGCAATTGGGTATGTCCGAGGAAGCGGTTTACTTTTCGCTGAAAGCAACGGTTATCTACATAAAGCAGGACAACATGTCCTTTGCTTATCCTGCTTGTCTCTCAGAAAAATGCAACAAGAAGGTGACCGAGCTTGATCCCGGCCAGTGGCGCTGTGAGCGCTGCGATAAGACTCACCCCCGACCAGATTACCGCTACATAATGCATGTTAATGTTAGCGACCATACCGGCCAACTTTGGCTAAGCTGCTTTGACGACGTGGGCAAATCGATGATGGACATGTCAGCCAATCAGTTAATGGAACTGTTCCAGACGGATGAGAAAGCAGCTGGCGACGCATTCCAGGATGCCAATTGCCGGACCTGGAATTTCCGATGCCGTGCCAAAATAGATCATTTCGGCGAACAACAACG TATACGGTATCAGGTATCCTCGGCCAACCCGATAAATTATTCCCAGGAGGCTTCACGCCTTGCCGATCTTATTGAATCTTACAATGTATCTTGA